A single region of the Streptomyces virginiae genome encodes:
- a CDS encoding TIGR03619 family F420-dependent LLM class oxidoreductase: protein MRIATTIFLTDRTISPVRLAHSLEERGFSGLYLPEHTHIPVSRETAAPMGGELPEMYGRTLDPFVALGQAAAVTERLHLGTGITLVAQHDPIDLAKQVATLDHLSHGRLTLGIGYGWNVEEAADHGVEWRTRRDLVRDRMALMRALWSPEPTAYVGQYCSVQASTAYPKPVQAPRELAPGAPLHGPRTLIGGAAGPKLFAAIADHADGWLPIGGGGLGESLPVLRRIWETAGRDPKSLQVVPYAVRPTPGKMSHYADLGIEEVVLQLPSAAKPEVLRTLDEFAQYL from the coding sequence CCATCTCCCCCGTCCGGCTGGCCCACAGCCTCGAAGAGCGCGGCTTCTCCGGCCTCTACCTCCCGGAGCACACCCACATCCCGGTCAGCCGTGAGACCGCCGCCCCGATGGGCGGCGAACTCCCCGAGATGTACGGGCGCACCCTCGACCCCTTCGTCGCCCTCGGCCAGGCCGCCGCCGTCACCGAGCGGCTGCACCTCGGCACCGGCATCACCCTGGTCGCCCAGCACGACCCGATCGACCTCGCGAAGCAGGTCGCCACCCTGGACCACCTCTCCCACGGCCGTCTCACCCTCGGCATCGGCTACGGCTGGAACGTCGAGGAGGCCGCCGACCACGGCGTCGAGTGGCGCACCCGCCGCGACCTGGTCCGCGACCGGATGGCACTGATGCGCGCCCTGTGGTCCCCCGAGCCCACCGCCTACGTGGGCCAGTACTGCTCCGTCCAGGCCAGCACCGCCTACCCGAAGCCGGTCCAGGCCCCGCGCGAACTCGCCCCCGGCGCCCCCCTGCACGGCCCGCGCACCCTGATCGGCGGCGCCGCCGGCCCCAAGCTGTTCGCCGCGATCGCCGACCACGCCGACGGCTGGCTCCCCATCGGCGGCGGCGGTCTCGGCGAGTCCCTCCCGGTGCTGCGCCGGATCTGGGAGACCGCCGGACGCGATCCGAAGTCCCTCCAGGTGGTCCCGTACGCCGTCCGGCCCACCCCCGGCAAGATGAGCCACTACGCCGACCTCGGCATCGAGGAGGTCGTCCTGCAGCTCCCCTCGGCCGCGAAGCCGGAAGTCCTGCGCACCCTGGACGAGTTCGCCCAGTACCTCTGA
- a CDS encoding VOC family protein, protein MIDSHAHVRVARPSLDLAAAERFYVDGLGLQVQWRSAGNMTGEHALLMVGPAGGAWHFELTRDASNPILPVPTVDDLFVVYLGEAPDEALVRRLVDHGGTRVAAHNPYWDEWGVTVADPDGYRLVLCSRTWGQAAASS, encoded by the coding sequence ATGATCGATTCACATGCTCATGTCCGCGTCGCCCGGCCCTCGCTCGACCTCGCGGCCGCCGAGCGGTTCTACGTCGACGGTCTCGGGCTGCAGGTGCAGTGGCGGAGCGCCGGGAACATGACCGGGGAGCACGCGCTGCTGATGGTCGGACCGGCCGGTGGCGCCTGGCACTTCGAGCTCACCAGGGACGCCTCGAACCCGATCCTGCCCGTGCCCACCGTCGACGACCTGTTCGTGGTCTATCTCGGTGAGGCCCCCGACGAGGCCTTGGTCCGGCGCCTGGTCGACCACGGCGGGACCCGCGTCGCCGCCCACAACCCGTACTGGGACGAGTGGGGCGTCACCGTCGCCGACCCCGACGGTTACCGGCTGGTGCTCTGCTCCCGCACCTGGGGCCAGGCCGCCGCGTCCTCGTAG